gaggtttaaggtttttaaGATCGAACCGAGATTGAACCGGgatcgaaccgtgatgacgtcataattaatttaataattatttaaaatataaataattacattaaattagtacaaacattaaaaaaaattaactaaaatagtgcAATTAAATATAGAGATATATTATTCCATTATAGAAACAAAGAGATCtatctttcaaatatattttctatatcataatttataactttaagaaatattaaatcCTTGTATTTTTTACATTGATTAGTTAAATTTGTGATAATatctaataatataataattagaataaaaatatacatataaaaaatggtttttgtgTAATTGTGTTGCATGACCGCAACATGGCACTTATAAAATTATgaatgcattaatttttttttttaagagaaatgatatgtccataatattttcacaacatatcttaagtggtagattgttactagttgttattgttggagcaagaaagtaatctaaatgttatgttcaaatttgaaccaataataactaaccacctataatttattacaaaaatattataaaactaTTGTAAACATGGTACCTCTCTTcttctactttctttttttctttctttctttttttttttttttaagagacgAAATAATGATATTTAGGTTGCAGTGCATGTCTACAACGTGGCCACCAGTAATATAAGAATCaacaattttctttcaaaataaaaacaaaacataaaaagttaAACACTTCAACCACTAGCAAAACAAAACGTGGACCTCCAATAAATTCTCCCACCTACCCCACCTACTACCTTGACCACttctctttctttacttttggCCGCTGAAGCCATTATtcattattcaatatttttcctTACTGTTCTTTTGTGAGCTCTCTGTCTCTACATCTGTTTGCTGGGTTTTCTCCACAATCAACAATTTGCTCTTTCATCAGTGATCtctttgtgtttgtgtctgtgtttgtgtttgtgttatcAATCAAAAAGAGCTCCTTCTcatgattatcaaaaaaaacaaaaaagctctCAATCCCTCTCTACTGCAGATTTGAAGATTGTGAATCAGTAAAGCTTAAGTCTCAACCTTGCAAGAGAATCttattctaaaaatatacaaagatagTGAGAAGAATATAATTACATAAACAACTTCCTGCTTAGAAATCAAGGCTACGAGATATTTGCAGTTGACTTCAAATTTGTGttataaatgttttatttaaacAATTGGGACATATTTGGTTATTTGATTACAAAATTTCCATTATATATTTTCATCGTCTTTAACAATTAATCTTGTTATTGATGTTATCAACTTTTTAATTAGCATCTATttccaacaaaataaataaataaataagaaggagaagaagaagtaaagagAAATGACCTACACATACCTGTATAAGCCCTTTGATAATTTGATCCGTGTAGTATTCGGGCTGTGATTTTTGCAAAGAAAGCAGATGATCGATTATGGTGTTCCCTTTCTCTTCCTTACTCCTCTTCTCATCAATAAGACCTTGTAAGAATGCATCTGCCCTGTCGAACAGTTTCATCAATCTTTTCTCCAAACGCCTACGATCAATCCACCGCAACAAGGGCACAAAATCTTGTGGATTTGAGGGCCCTGCTGACCCTATTATCTCTTTCATTATCCCCATGAATTGCCTTGCTTCTTCCTCATCTTTCATGTCCTCCCCGTAGTATCTCTTTCCTGCCACCATTCTCATTATGATGTTAAGTGTCAGCTCTGAGAACATTGATTTCAATTCTACCTTAGCAAAACCTTGGCACGAGTTTCGTGACAGCTTGCATAGCAAGTGCTTGACTTCATCTCTTCGGATGCCTAGAAACATGTTGAGACGATTTGTTGAGAAGATTTCTAAGGTACTGATGCGGCGAAGGTTTCGCCAATGGTCTCCATAAGAAGTTGTTGCCAGGGTGGTGTGGTTGTAGGTAATGTACTTGGTGGCTGGGAAAAGAGGACGATTGGCTAAAATGATGTCATTCTTGGTAAAGCACTCTTCAACTGCAGATGGGGATGATACAATGACCACGAGTTGAGACCCAAATCGTAGAGAGAAGATGTTACCATATTTTTGTGAAAAGTGGTAGAGAGTACGATGGAGGGGTTTCTTGATGAGATGGAGATGGCCTAGAATTGGTAGAGAAGGTGGGCTTGGTGggtggtgtttgtgttttgttcttGTTCGGAGCAAGAACTTGAAAGCTACTgcaaggaggaggagaagagagagggaTGAGTATAGCAACATGTCTTCCATGTTtgatttgttgtttttgatatGATGCTTAACTACTCCTTACTCCCATGTCCTAACTGGTCCtgaatttttatgttgtttctattttttattatccttTCACTTTCCACTATACACAATGGATTGGGTTTTATTAGTGCACACCTTCTTTTACCAcgtttttcttttgctttctatCCGCTGATACTCAATGGACTGGGTTTTGTTAGTGCACACCTTCTTTGACCAcgtttttattttcctttctagCATAGTAGAAGTTTGAATAATTCTAATaccatataaataaaaaaatttcaatttttactaaaattatcTTATATTATAGGTTTTAATTAGGTGTTCGTCATTTTTACTGGATTCACCACTAGTATTGAAATTGtgattattcttttttatgtgCTTTTAGAATATTCAGTAGTAAGTTcagttatataaaaaattcccataaaaaaaagtaatacaaaaaataaaaaaatagaattgatgtataaatctaccaaaaaaataaaataaaaattgatgtataataaaaatagtatttgtGGCATGGCAATGTAAAAGTGATGTTACAATAATTACATATTattctaaatattaattaataattttaagtttCTAGTATAGTTTTTAGTATATAAGAGGAGTAATGCTActgtcacaaactattttataacatttttacaaactgttgatgtgtccaaattcttattggttttcatcttgagcaagacttaggtatagtacttaGGTATTATTCCTTAGGTTCTActtttaagattctgccatgtaGATTTTCCTTATGAGaagaaagtatattttttaattaagttatCACTTGGCTGAATCTTAAAAAGGGAATCTAAGGAACAACatctaaggtactgtacctaagttttgtcctttcatctaaacccaccattaaaattactttttcatttatcaataaccACTCATTACATCAgcagtttataaaaaattttgtaaaaaaatttttatttctatcaTTACTTGTATAAGAGATAAGCCTTTTCAACATTGATTAGTATAAAGTCatgaattaattgatatttaaatataaaagataCTACTCAGGACCTCATATTGGATGCTTTTGTAAATGatgctattgttttttttttcgtaagaatctttttttttttttttttcttttgtgttgaaaaaatatatactttactaGAGGTCATGTAGACATACCTTTGGtgaaacaaatcaccaaattgcTGGATCTTTCTCTTTGCTTGCTTTACAAACTCCTCACGATCTCCTTTGTGGAACACCTCCAAGTCGCAAAAAAGGCTACTAGAGTCTCTCCTGATTTCCACGCTCCAAATTCTAGGGAATAGTAGATGATGTCCCTGAGAGATGgcttattttgagaaaaatggaGTGTGCGACCTAACGAGAAGGTGTAGGGTAAGAATACTATATTAAGTCACCATCTAAACTAACATAGTACATCACTCATAGTATCTCATCTATGCCCCAGATTATTTGATCACACCTGATCGAGTTTCTTTAATCCCTCATGAGTTCAAAACTCAAAGCAAAACTTGATCCAATACCATATAATATGCTCATGATTATGTTGAAAAACAAATTCCTCATAATCGCCCGAGCTATGAGCCATAAAATAAATGGTGTGTTCTAAATAATCTTCCCCAAACACTCATGTCAATTCATTTACACTTGACTACTTTCCTAGACATGCTCCGCGAGACCGTATATATCATGGCCTTGAGATGACATGCTAAAGTAGCGACATCAAACATTCACTTCATGACATAGTTCTAGGTTGAAAAAGGGCACAAAATGGACCATATAATGGTCGACTAGGGCTCACATAGTGACGGAGTAGGGATCTATCCAATCACTCCCTTAATTGGTCGACCATAACACATACAGTATAATTTGTATGCTACGGTGGAGCTCCCACTCAACTGGGCTTGTCACACTCAAACACCGTACAAATCTTAGTCCAATTGCCATAAAAGCAACCAACCTGAGTTTCTTAGCACAATTACACATCAAGTTCCTGTCCAAGATCTCACATTTGGCTTTATTCAGGCTTCATGAAGTTGTGGATACACTTCAATTGCGACTCCCATAAGTCTCATCTTAGCCTAGCTAAGGCAACATTCATTATATTATCTTGCACGCCTCTCTAAGCATCAAGATGATCACTTACTTGatttatagaaaaaacaaaGTGATCACTGTGTCTCATCCTGCTCGCTACTCA
The DNA window shown above is from Quercus lobata isolate SW786 chromosome 7, ValleyOak3.0 Primary Assembly, whole genome shotgun sequence and carries:
- the LOC115952852 gene encoding cytochrome P450 81E8-like produces the protein MEDMLLYSSLSLLLLLAVAFKFLLRTRTKHKHHPPSPPSLPILGHLHLIKKPLHRTLYHFSQKYGNIFSLRFGSQLVVIVSSPSAVEECFTKNDIILANRPLFPATKYITYNHTTLATTSYGDHWRNLRRISTLEIFSTNRLNMFLGIRRDEVKHLLCKLSRNSCQGFAKVELKSMFSELTLNIIMRMVAGKRYYGEDMKDEEEARQFMGIMKEIIGSAGPSNPQDFVPLLRWIDRRRLEKRLMKLFDRADAFLQGLIDEKRSKEEKGNTIIDHLLSLQKSQPEYYTDQIIKGLIQVLLSAGTNTSTMTLEWAMSNLLNHPQVLKKARVELDNQIGQEKLINELDVSKLHYLQNIILETLRLYPAAPLLLPHMSSEDCTIGGYDVPRETMLFVNAWAIHRDPNLWDDATSFKPERFESGESDVNKLMPFGLGRRACPGAGLAQRTIGLTLGSLIQCFEWERISKEEVDMVEGNGFTSPKAMALEAMCRARPIIAKVLSMSEDEF